CACCCTGACGAGGATGGTCAGAATCGGCATTCAAATACGCCACAGGATGGACGTTCAGCGTGGACTTGCTCATGAGGAAAATAATTGAAATAAAGTGgtgatcaaaaaaatagGCGAAGCAGAGCTAATTTATAATTAAGAGGATTTCTTGGCATAAATTTAATTGAGAGTTATACATTGTTTATGAGATTTGGAAAGGCTGAAACGACAAACCATGCTAATTAAACGAGTGACATGAGCTCTATTTTACCGACCCAGACCCGAAATTATTATGCCTGGACCGGTTTCCAATAACTTGAGCTGCGCTTTTCTCCATGGGGATGTCAATGGACAACACCTCACACCTGTCAGGCGTCAGGGTTCGCTACCCGAAGCACTTTCCTGCTGTAATCGACCTGATCACTCAGGCTTCGAGTAGAGAAATTATTATTATTGTAAAGTTCACTGTGGGGGTCCAGTCTCTGGTCAACCATCACCATGTCCGAGAGTGGGGTTGGCCGTTGGACAGCAGTGGGGGCCGAGCTCGATTTGCGGTGCAGCGTGAACATTGAGGCCTTTTTTGCTGAAGCAGACGGCGGTGGACTCGATGGTGTTGGGGTGTTTGGCAGCGTGCCGATAATGACGGGCttttcaaagctttctGTGTCTGACTCAATGGCGATCGGTCCTTTATGCTTGTTCAAATACAGTCTTCTAAGAATGAAAGTCAATAGCAGTATCAGAGCGAGAGATACAATGCCAACCACCGAAAATACTGCGGCGACTCTTCCTTTGTGATCGAAAAACGACGAGCTATTTTTGTTTGTGGCAATAGGTGTGCCGGACAGCGAGCTTTGGTTGACCTCGGTGGCTGACGATGCTGGCGTGTAGGTGATGGTTGTTTTAATCATCGTGGTTACAAGAGCTGTGGAGATGCCTGATCCCTGTGCAGAGCTGAGGTACGATGAGGTGGAGAACGCAAGCAATTGTGACAAGGTCGAAGAGGTGGACGATGAGGCAGGAgacgacgatgaagagGTGGAAGAGGACGATTCTGACGATGCAGACGTCGTGGAGGAAAgtgaggaggaggaggaggtaGTCGAAGAGGGggatgaggaggaggacgaaggTGTGGTCGACGACGCAGTGGAGGAAGTGGCGGATcttgacgatgatgacgagcCTGTGGTGGCGGAGGTCTGTTCTTTTTCAGACGAAGATGAAGCAGAATTTGCACCCGCATATGTGGAATCCGAGGACGGTGTTTCACTTGGACTGGTTTcggaagaagaaaacgatCCACTGTTGGCGGTCGAGCTCGATATGCTACCACCAGCAGTGCTTGATGGGCCGGCGGAGGAACTTGAAGACTCCGGATCATTAGAATTGTTTGCCAGTTGGATGTATCCGTAATAGCCATCTCCTCCGCAGTTCTCGTATCCATACCCGGGACAGGTAGTGTCGCAATTATCCAGGTCGCTGGTGTCGCCTGGCGCCGTATTCGAGCACCAACAGTTTTCTCCTTGGACAATGGCGTAGCGGTATTGGTTACAAAAGTTGGAACAGTACCCATTTGACATCCAGATATTACTAGTAGTCACCGATCCAGTGTTTTCCCTAGAGCATAGCGCCTGCTCCAAGGCAGACCCGAGGgacaccaagaagaaccaGATCAACATGAAGAAGCGGGTCAGCCCAAAATGTCTGCCAATCAGCATATATCACGGGCTTTTCAGAAAGGAAGGCCTGTTCTattattgaaaaatattctaAATTATCCGTGCATACTGCGATCAACATCATTTCCCAATTCGGAAGACAGCTCCCCAATAAAAGAACCCAGAAGAATTCTTGTGGAAACGTGAAAATTCCATTTACTTTACGAGAGTGGCTGCATCGAATAGCATTTGATGCAAAGCAAGTGGCCGCCGTCCTAAAGTGGAACACCTGTGCCCTTTTATTTTCGGCATTTTCTCCTGGATTCCATTCAAATGATGATACAGTTAATACACAGAtgaaagaaaataaagCTCACGGACCCATTGCGTCCATCATTTGAGCgccttcttgagcttggcaAAAAACCcagtcttcttctttggagatggagaGCTTGCGGTTTTTTGCTCAGTCTTAGCAGGTGGTGCAGATTTTGCAGGTGTCTCAGCTGCAGTAGGCTCTTTTTCAGTCTCAGGAATCTGCTCAGCTTCGTCCTTTTTAACCCTGGAGACCACTCTCTTGACGTACTTGGTCTTTTTGGCGCCCGTCTCAGAAGCCTCGCTCGCAGCTGTCTCAGCTGTATCTTGGGTGCTTGGGTTAGTTGCCTCGTCTGTGATGGCAGTCTCAGTCTGGGAAGTTGTTGGCTCCGAAGGTGCGTTCAGCGTCTTTGGGTCCACGTCTCTAACCTCGTTGAAAGCCGATATCGACTGTGGGTCCTCTGGGATCACAACTCCAGGTCCTGAAGCCGCAGCCGCATTGGTTTCTGGGGCCTCTGTAGCATTAGTGGAGCCCGCAATCGCCGAAACTTTTGACTGCTCTGCAGGGTCGAGAGTTTTGACAGCCTCAGTGGATTTAGTGGCGGTGGTAGTTCCAGCAGGCGCACTCTTGGACGAGCCAGCAGGCTCGTTGAGCGTCTTTGGGTCAACATCTCTCACTTCCGAGAAAGCAGAGATTGAGTGGGGATTGGCTGGCACCACAACACCGGGCTCTCCCAGCGTCACCTGTTGACCTTCGGaagaaggaagaacagTAGGCTTGTACTCTGCACCTCCCGTTTCAGCATTGCTctttgacgaggaagcaTTTGCACCAAC
This portion of the Ogataea parapolymorpha DL-1 chromosome IV, whole genome shotgun sequence genome encodes:
- a CDS encoding Cell wall integrity and stress response component 4, with product MLIGRHFGLTRFFMLIWFFLVSLGSALEQALCSRENTGSVTTSNIWMSNGYCSNFCNQYRYAIVQGENCWCSNTAPGDTSDLDNCDTTCPGYGYENCGGDGYYGYIQLANNSNDPESSSSSAGPSSTAGGSISSSTANSGSFSSSETSPSETPSSDSTYAGANSASSSSEKEQTSATTGSSSSSRSATSSTASSTTPSSSSSSPSSTTSSSSSLSSTTSASSESSSSTSSSSSPASSSTSSTLSQLLAFSTSSYLSSAQGSGISTALVTTMIKTTITYTPASSATEVNQSSLSGTPIATNKNSSSFFDHKGRVAAVFSVVGIVSLALILLLTFILRRLYLNKHKGPIAIESDTESFEKPVIIGTLPNTPTPSSPPPSASAKKASMFTLHRKSSSAPTAVQRPTPLSDMVMVDQRLDPHSELYNNNNFSTRSLSDQVDYSRKVLRVANPDA